Proteins from a single region of Undibacterium sp. KW1:
- a CDS encoding iron-containing alcohol dehydrogenase: MLNFDFYNPTQILFGKGRIADLNKAIPAEAHVLMLYGGGSIKQNGVYDEVIAALGTRQVTEFTGIEPNPSYETLMKAVELIKQNKIDFLLAVGGGSVIDGTKFIAAAALFEGDDPWIIMEKRGNNVTKAMPFGSVLTLPATGSEMNNGGVVTRKSIKAKMAFSSRHCFPQFSVLDPTKTYTLPVRQIGNGAVDAFVHIMEQYLTYPVNSPVQDRFAEGLLLTLIEEGPKALANPEDYDVRANLMWCATMALNGLISTGVPQDWATHMIGHELTALHNIDHAQTLAIVLPSMLRVRKEGKRAKLLQFTERVWGLRDGDEDSRIETAISRMQDYFEQMGVKTRLSDYQLGRDDIAPILSALETHRMVSLGEKRDVTLDISRQVLELSL, translated from the coding sequence ATGCTGAATTTTGATTTTTATAACCCCACACAAATCCTGTTTGGCAAAGGACGCATAGCCGACCTGAATAAAGCCATCCCGGCTGAAGCTCATGTGTTGATGCTGTATGGTGGTGGCAGCATCAAACAAAATGGCGTCTATGATGAAGTCATCGCTGCACTTGGCACACGCCAAGTGACAGAATTTACTGGCATAGAACCAAATCCCAGCTATGAAACCCTGATGAAGGCTGTTGAACTTATCAAGCAAAACAAGATAGACTTTTTGCTTGCAGTTGGCGGCGGTTCTGTCATCGATGGCACCAAATTCATCGCTGCTGCAGCCTTGTTTGAGGGTGATGACCCCTGGATCATCATGGAAAAACGTGGCAATAACGTGACCAAGGCCATGCCATTTGGCAGCGTACTGACTTTGCCTGCCACTGGCTCCGAAATGAATAACGGCGGCGTTGTCACCCGTAAATCCATCAAGGCAAAAATGGCTTTCTCCAGCCGTCATTGCTTCCCGCAATTCTCGGTACTGGACCCGACTAAAACTTACACTTTGCCAGTGCGCCAGATAGGCAATGGTGCCGTTGATGCCTTTGTCCACATAATGGAACAGTACCTGACCTACCCGGTGAATTCGCCAGTGCAAGACCGGTTTGCTGAAGGCCTGTTGCTGACACTGATAGAAGAAGGCCCGAAGGCCCTGGCGAATCCAGAAGATTACGATGTGCGCGCCAATCTGATGTGGTGCGCCACCATGGCCCTTAATGGCCTGATCTCGACCGGCGTGCCGCAAGACTGGGCCACGCATATGATAGGTCACGAACTGACCGCCTTGCATAACATTGATCACGCTCAAACCCTGGCCATCGTGCTGCCTAGCATGCTGCGCGTGCGCAAGGAAGGTAAACGGGCAAAGCTGCTGCAATTTACCGAACGCGTCTGGGGATTGCGCGATGGAGACGAAGACAGCCGCATAGAAACGGCCATCAGCCGAATGCAGGATTACTTTGAGCAAATGGGTGTCAAAACCCGCCTCAGCGACTATCAACTCGGCCGCGACGATATTGCACCTATTCTGTCTGCACTGGAAACCCATCGCATGGTCAGTCTGGGTGAAAAGCGTGATGTGACTTTGGATATCAGCCGCCAGGTTCTAGAACTGAGTCTGTAA
- a CDS encoding SAM-dependent methyltransferase → MTGTLYLIPNTLGLNEDQQVNLLAGIIPDTVQKMTAELSHFVAENAKTTRAYLKYLSQAHPLQKAMQEIQISELNINTPAQALEGLLQPLLQGHDVGLISEAGVPAVADPGANLVRLAHQRNIKVRPLVGPSSLLLALMGSGLNGQSFAFHGYLPTDAAPRAKRIKELEERSKKEKQTQLLIETPYRNAAMLEALSNHCNPGTLICVATDLSLNTESLQTKTAAEWKSSLNKQQGPDFHKKPTVFLFLSN, encoded by the coding sequence ATGACAGGCACGCTCTATCTAATCCCCAATACCCTGGGTCTGAACGAAGATCAGCAAGTTAATTTACTTGCCGGCATCATCCCTGACACCGTACAAAAAATGACGGCCGAACTCAGTCATTTTGTCGCTGAAAATGCCAAAACCACGCGCGCTTATCTGAAATACCTGTCACAGGCACACCCTCTTCAAAAAGCCATGCAGGAAATCCAGATCAGCGAGTTGAATATCAACACCCCTGCGCAAGCACTGGAAGGCCTGTTACAACCCCTACTACAAGGTCATGATGTGGGCTTGATATCTGAAGCTGGTGTGCCTGCCGTTGCTGATCCTGGCGCTAACCTGGTCAGGCTCGCTCATCAGCGCAATATCAAGGTGCGCCCACTGGTTGGTCCCTCCTCGCTACTGCTGGCTTTGATGGGCAGTGGACTGAACGGCCAGAGCTTTGCCTTTCATGGCTATTTGCCGACAGATGCCGCGCCGCGTGCAAAGCGCATTAAAGAACTCGAAGAAAGATCAAAAAAAGAGAAGCAGACACAGCTACTCATAGAAACTCCTTACCGCAATGCTGCCATGCTGGAAGCATTGAGCAATCACTGTAATCCAGGCACCCTGATATGCGTCGCAACAGATTTGAGCCTGAACACAGAATCACTGCAAACAAAAACCGCGGCTGAATGGAAAAGCAGTTTAAACAAGCAGCAAGGTCCTGATTTTCATAAAAAACCGACAGTTTTTTTATTCTTGAGCAATTAA
- a CDS encoding phospholipase: MKSVFKLAAVTALLCCLTPAHAFLQETHRRIAIDAVNFMKNNPDKTNYKALASGLARAGITVDQFATAMGQGAYDVDDFADTYICGAVTGDCQLAPIWGAAQSIVKYTSYWHFQNHTAGPDVHGNPFGGYNYAKLTVAGDVDNLAASWLVGDYLDDGPGGMKGWFGDNSKYNTYGVTEAHYRLGGYSTPSQYADFEKIPFQPIDNLAQYWFQQFLSSPSLQSLGFVMHSTDLLQPHHTWTTSARNHSGWEQWVSSYYDSQQLNDPALVAAAMADFTPLAANATDIRQLLTQGGTYSYQNGGIVLSSTDQNDRARVGRLVVPHAIAMMVHVLNRAANRLNS, from the coding sequence ATGAAATCCGTTTTCAAACTGGCTGCCGTCACTGCCCTGCTCTGTTGCCTTACCCCTGCACATGCTTTCTTGCAAGAGACTCATCGCCGTATCGCTATTGATGCCGTCAACTTCATGAAAAACAATCCCGACAAAACCAACTACAAAGCACTGGCTAGTGGCTTGGCGCGGGCAGGTATTACCGTGGATCAGTTCGCCACGGCCATGGGCCAGGGTGCCTATGATGTTGATGATTTTGCGGATACTTATATTTGCGGTGCCGTGACCGGCGATTGCCAGTTGGCACCCATCTGGGGCGCAGCACAAAGTATCGTCAAATATACTTCTTACTGGCATTTCCAAAACCATACCGCTGGCCCTGATGTGCATGGCAATCCATTTGGTGGCTATAACTATGCCAAACTCACTGTCGCTGGCGATGTGGATAATCTGGCAGCGTCCTGGCTGGTCGGCGATTATCTTGATGATGGCCCTGGCGGCATGAAGGGCTGGTTTGGCGACAATAGCAAGTACAACACTTACGGCGTCACCGAAGCGCATTACCGTCTGGGCGGCTACTCCACACCCAGTCAGTATGCTGATTTTGAAAAAATCCCATTCCAGCCCATAGACAACCTGGCGCAATACTGGTTTCAGCAATTTTTGAGCAGCCCCAGCCTGCAAAGTCTGGGGTTTGTCATGCATTCCACCGACTTGCTGCAACCTCATCACACCTGGACTACATCAGCTCGCAATCATTCAGGCTGGGAGCAATGGGTCAGCAGCTATTACGATAGCCAACAACTGAATGACCCAGCTCTGGTTGCCGCAGCAATGGCTGACTTCACTCCCCTGGCTGCAAATGCGACCGACATACGTCAGTTGCTGACACAGGGTGGCACATATTCATACCAAAACGGTGGCATCGTACTCTCCTCCACCGACCAGAATGACCGCGCCCGCGTTGGTCGCCTGGTAGTGCCGCACGCCATTGCCATGATGGTTCATGTATTGAACCGCGCTGCCAACCGTCTCAATAGTTGA
- a CDS encoding peptidylprolyl isomerase: MYRPGHSLQWSIRITGCCLSVLCLTISAAVAVDIAPATKLNQVALQPELAAHLNGAPVYRLTLDVLTQMAQLEKPKTRSTDILDNIINNRLLTDKMRSQFSDEELQASRRVAFEPDVVLDNQLSGYLRTVYRKDLEASISKLPGGKLDALIQEQGKLGEDELNTVFGTRNRVILDYTLGTAQQAAAAQVTVLRCNFAAATSISLYDVFRRQNVQGRVEFFNRNRDFIRQQAQLYLANRYVLDWARLRFGEAALKDLRQAVEEQNSVRAIKSLHGIGADTDSESRLLNQLAAEVKPKEVSVYFRNHKEEFKRIVSVRSRHIRLDNEVQARQVAELARQGSNFASLAQQFSTAADARQGGDMGMIAHNGQLSWLEQLAYMQEPGKVSAPIRAAVAPDEKAHWEIVLVEQRNEGYQDPSSEEVRYQASRALAQEKAIRQLTDLQTQLRKNARIDVNKTVLTN, from the coding sequence ATGTACAGACCAGGTCATAGCCTGCAATGGAGTATACGTATTACAGGCTGTTGCCTGTCTGTACTGTGCCTGACAATATCTGCCGCCGTGGCGGTAGATATTGCCCCGGCAACGAAACTGAATCAAGTAGCACTGCAACCAGAGCTGGCCGCACATCTCAATGGCGCACCGGTTTACAGGCTGACACTGGACGTGCTTACCCAGATGGCGCAATTGGAGAAACCCAAAACCAGAAGCACTGACATCCTTGATAACATCATCAATAATCGTCTGCTCACTGACAAAATGCGTAGCCAGTTTTCTGATGAAGAACTGCAAGCGTCACGGCGGGTAGCCTTTGAACCTGATGTGGTGCTGGATAATCAGTTAAGCGGTTATTTGCGCACCGTTTATCGCAAGGATCTGGAAGCTTCGATCAGCAAGCTTCCGGGCGGCAAGCTAGATGCACTGATTCAGGAGCAGGGCAAGCTGGGAGAAGATGAACTGAACACTGTTTTCGGCACTAGGAATAGAGTGATACTCGATTACACCCTGGGCACAGCCCAACAGGCTGCCGCCGCACAAGTGACCGTCCTGCGCTGCAACTTTGCAGCCGCTACCAGCATCAGCCTTTATGACGTGTTCCGCCGCCAGAATGTGCAAGGGCGAGTAGAGTTTTTTAACCGCAACCGTGACTTCATACGCCAGCAAGCCCAGCTTTATCTGGCCAACCGGTATGTGCTTGACTGGGCGCGCCTGCGTTTTGGCGAAGCGGCACTCAAGGATTTGCGGCAGGCAGTTGAAGAGCAAAATTCAGTCAGAGCCATCAAGAGTCTGCATGGCATAGGCGCTGATACCGATTCAGAGAGCCGACTTTTAAACCAGCTCGCTGCCGAGGTAAAACCAAAAGAAGTGTCAGTTTATTTCCGTAACCACAAGGAAGAATTTAAACGCATTGTTTCTGTCAGATCACGCCATATCCGCCTCGACAATGAAGTACAGGCAAGGCAGGTTGCCGAACTGGCGCGCCAGGGCAGCAATTTTGCCAGTCTGGCACAGCAATTTTCCACTGCAGCGGATGCCCGGCAAGGCGGTGACATGGGCATGATTGCACACAACGGGCAATTGTCCTGGCTGGAGCAATTGGCTTACATGCAGGAGCCAGGCAAAGTGTCCGCCCCTATTCGCGCCGCCGTTGCACCTGATGAGAAAGCCCATTGGGAAATCGTGCTCGTGGAACAACGCAACGAAGGCTACCAGGACCCAAGCTCAGAAGAAGTACGTTATCAAGCCAGCCGGGCACTGGCGCAGGAAAAAGCGATTCGTCAGCTGACTGATCTGCAAACGCAATTACGTAAAAACGCAAGAATTGACGTTAATAAAACCGTACTGACAAATTAA